The sequence GTGGTGCCGCTTCCCTTCTTCAGCCCCAAGCGCAAGACGGCCACGCCGCTCTCCAAGATCGATCCCTTCGCCGAGTAGCCGCAGCCATGCTCTCGCAACGTCTCGCTTCGCTCCAGCCCGTGGGCATCTTGGTGATGCGCGTGGTGCTGGGCGGTATCGTGCTCGTGTACACAGTCAAGCGCCTCTCCGGCGGCCTGGCTGCGTTCAGCTCGGTCCTGACTCCTCTTGGATTACCGAACTGGCTGGCACCGGCTGCCTCCTGGGTAGAACTCCTTGCGGCGGCGATGCTCGTTATCGG comes from Terriglobales bacterium and encodes:
- a CDS encoding DoxX family protein; the encoded protein is MLSQRLASLQPVGILVMRVVLGGIVLVYTVKRLSGGLAAFSSVLTPLGLPNWLAPAASWVELLAAAMLVIGLQTRVAAAIILVFMGIGIRIHFREGLAGYDAYLSHATLALALVFFGAGPWSIDNKSRPATGRRR